GTTCTCACCTCTTGCATTCACAGTCTGAACTGAGCGGCCTAtaaactttttttgtaaattcACAAAGCTTTggaaggaaaagcaataaattattattttcaaatggctTGATCTACCTCTTTTCCTGGTGCCCTTGAAATGTACATTTAACCTTTTGTAAGAGAACCCTGGACTCTCTAGCCCCTGGTCCACAAAACAAACCAGGCAGTGGTCAGCAGCTACCTTTATTTTGACCAGACACAAGAGTCAGACGATACTCCCAACAATCAGACCATGAGGGCTTGTAAGCAAAACAGGCGAAAACGGGGAACTAACCAGAACCAGCATCTACCATTTTCCATGTGTGTtcacaagtttttttgtttttttttttttgagttggcCTCGAGTATGAATTTAGAGAAAGCTAGCAGAATACCAAGTACTAACGTGAAGAGACCCTGTATGCACACGCTGGACCTGTCATGCGCAGCTCCCCGCCACCCGTTGCCTTTGACTGGGAATGAGACAGGAAGGAATTATTAAACTATTCGGTAGGACGAAGTTATCCAGTAGGAGGGACACCTCCAGCGCAGGTTTGAGACAACAGATGTCAAAGGAACTTATGTTAGGTGGTCTGTAAAAAGTAATAGAAGACTGAGGCTTGGAAAGAGGATAAACaaggagactttaaaaaatctcttctcCTGGGACAACCTGTTTAAGACAGAAACAATACACCTTCCAATTTGACCCATTTCTGACTGAAGGTCATGCCAAGGTTGAACGTTTAAGGAAAACTAAGTTTAACCCTCTTACAGAATAGCTCACCCCCACCTAGGTGTGGGGAcaagaaaacagtttttaatgAATATCACAGAGGCACAGCTTCAAGCTTAAAAATGGCCTGAGACACCCCAGTGACACGCTGTAGAGTCATGAGTCAAAGGGTTAGTCACATGTATACTGTGGATCAAATGACTCATGAACATGCCAAGTAGGCCATGTTGCTTGGAAGTTTATCTGGTGTCTGGTCTGGTCCTGCCTTTAGTAATCCTACAATGGCACTTGGGCACACAGTGAGGCCTTTGGCACCACTTCCCTATAACCTAGCCCACACCCCTCTGCTCATCCTCAGGTGATCGGTCTGTTTATGCCAGTGCCCTTGGAAGATGAGGGCTTGATGTGCCTCCTGCCAGTGCCTTGGCCTTGTGTGTTGCTGCTGGTGTGTTTCAAATACTACTGAAAACATGGGTTCTGAGCATTTTCCTGGTACTGGGTCCAACAGGAAACTGCCCTGTGGTCACCTCTCCCCTGGACCCGGGgtgatttttcctcattttttctttcttttctcctcataCTTGTAGTAGGGGTTGTGCAACATGAAAAGCAGAAGTATAAGAGGGATGAGAAAGTAGGGCATGTAGAGAGATATAAGGAGTAGTCGTTCGTGGAAAGTCTTAGGTCCTTGTCCTCTGAAACAACTGGCTTTGGAGAAATCCTCGAGTAGAAATGTGGAGAGGATTGGAATCAGAGTTGTCATCGTTTGAACCGAGTAGATGATTGCAGGGGTGCGGATCCACCTGCAGCCTCCTGAGGTCATcgaggagagaaagagataagGGTTAGATCTGCTCATGGCTCCAGGTATGTCCACAGCATCCTCCACCCTGTCTCTGCCTGCTCCCTTCAGCTGAATCATTCTAGCTCCTTTTGCACCAAGTGGAAACTGGATGTGATATAATAATGCCCAAGGTGCAAACTTATGTGACAGCTGGAGCCCTAGCCACTGACTGCCAAAGAACACTGGGTGGTGTCAGAATTAATACAGAAAAACTCTAGGGCAGTTAAATCGCCATTACTAGTTAAACCAGGTTGGTCTAAAGTGCAgttggggaaaggggaggaggcgGGGGCTGCCCTGTCAGCAACATCTCTTTGCTAAGTAATTATATATAGGTGAGAGGGATCAAGAGATTCTGCTAAGAGATGGCTTGGGGGTTCCAGTGGGAGAGAAGCTGTACAAGCTTAGTTACCATGAACACTGGTATGGccaccttctttttaaaggcattcGTCATGGGGACACtgtaagaataatttttaaatgagaagttaAGCCATTTAGAGATTAGCTTGATGCTACTTCTTACAAGGCAGTATGATATACCCAAAGCAGGAAAGTAAAAGCACCAACAAACGAGAAATTctgttgggggggtgggggggggagggacgATAAAAAGGAACAAGTTCAAACTTGAAAGTAGCCTCAGGTTTCATGTGTGTGAGAGATTTCTAGTTGACTGAGGCAGTCCTGCAGCCCAGCTGACCACAGACACTAGCCTGAGCCACATTAATGTCCCTATACAAGATCTATCCTGGCCGTTCCCACCAATCCTATATCACCCTCATACAGTCTCCAGGGACCACTCCCCTCTCCCTTGGTAAAACTTTCCCAAAAGATTTCTGGGACCTGGTTTCAGAGCAAAAATGGGATTTCCCCATTTACTAACCTTTGAAGAAGGCATATGTTGCGACAGGAAAGAAAGGCAGCTGAAACACAAGCTCGCAAAACAGGAAGGACTTAAACCACACCGGGGGGTTCTGTAGCAGGGTGTCTTTGAACTCCTCAGTATACCACTGCCGCAGGTTTCTCAGCTGGGAAAAGATGAGGATCACAATGAATACAGCTACCTGGCAGGACAGGCTTCAGCAGCTCCAACCCGCTGGCAGAGCCTCTCACTACCCAGCTCCCTTGGCAGCAGACGGCACACCCAGCTGGCTTTTGTGGTGCAGCCTAGATGGTCATTTAATAAAAACTCACTAGCTCTAactcaaatgttaccttctccCAGCAGCTTTCCTCAGCTCTTCCAGCCCAGCATGTCTGTGATAACACATGGCCAGGTGTGGATACTGTCAGGAGCAACAGTATGTGGCACTCAGTAGGCTCTCAGCTGAACGCACAAACGTGAAGTATCTGCCAACAACAGCCTTCTTTATAAAGAAATGATGTGAAAACCATCCTGACGTTTGTCCTTTCAAAATAGCAACTGCACAGCAAGCTCCAAGGGCCAGATTGCCTCAAATACAGAAAtaagtttccttgtcttttttgggggggtgaggTGCGGGGGTAAGTGTAAGGGAGGTAAATCTAACCTCTGCGAAGTTGCAATTTTAGACAATCTAACTTATCCCCAAATCTCAAGTTCCTTGTCATTCTTTACCCCCCTAATTctaaagtttttttctcttttaggagATCAGTAGTATATTTGCAGAGGAACAGACTCTGCCTCACTCTGGAGAGTGAGTGGTCTCGGTTCTAGCTTGGGCCCCACCTTCGTGATGACACTGTCAAATCAAAAGATGCAGATCCATGTAGACGAGGCTGCAGgcaggggaaggaagcaggagggtTTGAGGCTGCCCATTTTGTGCTCTTTTAAGAGCCCAAAGCCTAGGGCTCTCCACACTACGTAGACTACTGAAGGTCTGTCACATTTCACATTTAACCTCCTAGAGATGGCATCTTGATATTATGATAAATCAAGACAGCTTCCAAGATAAGCATTTGGCTTACAATGGAAAATCCAAAGATATTTTCCCTGTTAATTTTTAATCTAAAGATAAAGGCTCACTATTGTGAAATAGAGGCCTCTGTGCTGCAAGTGAGCTTTAAGCAAACATCCAGAAACAAACATTCTGTTAGCATAATATTAATTACAAAAAGGCCTTAGCTAGATAATCAATTTATTGACCAAGTGATCTTGAATTTGTATTTGACTTGAAATTTAAATTCACAGCAATATCCTTAGCTTCCTTCTAAGCACTTTTCAGGATGGTAATGTGGTAGAAAATATTCATAGATATTCACTGCATCTCTCCTGggctctattttctcatctgtaaaacaagcaACTTGGACAAAATTTTTTAAGATCCTTCTTTGCTTTCTagatttacttaaaaaaaaaattggaaggatgtattttgaaagatttattGCAGAATTTAAAAGGCATTCTGgttaatttgggcttccctggtggcacagtggttaagaatctgcctgccaatgcaggggacatgggtttgatccctggtccgggaagatcccacatgccgcggagcagctaagcccgtgcaccacaactactgagccggcgtgccacaactgaagcccacacgcctagagcctgtgctctgcaacaagagaagtcactgcaatgagaagcccgcgcactgcaacgaagagtagcccccgctcgctgcagctagagaaagcccacacgcagcaacaaagacccaatgcagccaaaaacaaatttattttaaaaaaaagccattcTGGTTCATTTGAACTTCACTTTCTGTTTAATCCGTATACATTCAGATCCACCTATTTCATAAATCCAGGCAGATTTGTACAACACTGTAATTTCTAAGGGCTGCACGATGATAAcagcaaaatttaaaacacagttgacccttgaacaacacaggtttgaactgtgcaggtccgcatatatgcagatttttttcaacagtaaatactacagtactacacggtCAGTCGGTGGCTGGTTGAATTTGAAGATAGGAACGTGggtatggagggctgactataaactGTACGTGGATTTTCAACTGGAGGGTCAACACCCTTAACCCCCAAGCAGAGTGATGAGCATGGTACCCAGGGGCTGAGTGCCTGGCTCTGAGTACTGGCTCTGGGCAAAGCACTTAATCTCACTAAACTTGTTTCCCAGTTATAGTACCTACCTCGCTGTTGGTAAGATAAAAAGAGTTAATACTTACAGTCATTAGAACAATGGCTAGCACACAGTAAATGTTAAGATTACTTAACTGAATGTAATACATATTTGGAGAAGTTCAATTTAATCCTATTAAAATCTCAGCATGCAACTGGTCATTAATAATTATTAGGTAagaccccccaaaataaaactttCCATTTATAACTGACTCACATTTGACTCAACTTATCATTGTTATCCATTAAAATATTCACCTGGCCTACGCACATGGATTTATAGACCGAAGTTGCTACTGAACGGTCTTGCACTCCTCTTAGAATGAGCGCACAAACTTTCAGCATCTAGATGCTCACTTGTTTTCCCGTATTTTAACAGAAGCAATGCTACCCAGCTGCAGATGATACTACGAAATGCTTCCCATCCTCTCCATGTTCTAATCCAAACTAAATTCTTACTGTTTCACAGTAAGAGTTTTTCAAAGTGTTGATCTGATTCAAACCaagaaagatatttgcaaattttaGCCTAACCGTTATGTGATCTCCACAAGCTTTTTAGTTCTGGAGAAATTCCTTCTATTTAGGGAGGAAAAACACAACAGATGTTAAAatttggcatttttcaaagagaatGTGAAAATAACTCAgggcttttattattattatttccccaTACAGAAGCAACAAAACCATCATTGCCCACCCCAAAGCAACAAGAGTGAATAGAGACACAGGCCTTCCAAGCTGGGTGGCCCCTGTGTTACTAAGGTCTTTAAACAGTatcatagacacacacacacaaacacacacacacacacacacacacacagttacagAGTTTCTGGTCAGATCCTGCCTATGTTGGCCCTTGACCTTTTACTACaagtcaacttaaaaaaataaagctgagaaaaCTACCAAATCAAATATATAAGTTTAAATGGGGTCTTTAtgattttggaaacattttaattgtattttgtgAGTGGAGAGCAAGAACTTGTGGGAATGGCACATTCACAAAAGATAGGAAAACCAACAGCTGTTAAGTCTGGAACGGTTGGCTACCTGGAGTAACATAACtgctatgtatgtatgtatttattttgcttgtgccgggtcttagttgcggcactcgggattTTCGTTGCAgcaggcgtgtgggatctagttccccgaccagggatcgaaccgggccGCCCAAATTGGGAGTGCAAAgacttacccactggaccaccagggaagtcctatgacTGCCTAGTATTAAAGGGACTCATAACATCAGAGATTGTGAACAGGCAGCCTGCTTGAGTTCTGTTGGCCACACAGACTTTGCACAGACATGGCTCTCCTTTCTTCAAGGCAACTAATGGCTAATGCGGAGCTGTGATGACCTGTTTAGAAGGATCATGTACTACCTGGGCCTGTGTCGTAGGCTGAATAATGGATCCCAAAGACATCCACatcttaatccctggaacctatgaatgtaACCCTATTTGGCAAAAgtgactttgcagatgtgattaagttaaggatttggAGATGGGAAGACTATCCTGGTTATCTGGGCCCTAAATGTAAttacaagtgtccttataaaagttGGGCAGAGGGAGATCGgactaaagaagaaaaggcaGCAAAGTGATGGACCGAAGCAGAGATTGatgtgatgtggccacaagccaagaacacccacagccaccagaaactggaagaggcaaggaacagatccGCCACTAGGACCTTCAGAAGGAACAAGGCCTACAAGACTCATTtcaaacttctgacctccagaactgaaagataataaattcgtgttgttttaaatcactataTTTTTGTAATTCGTTACagaagcaataggaaactaatacatcttGTATATGTTTGAGCTTGTGATTTAACTCATCTCTCTCCTACTTGACAGTTGAAGCTACAGAGCCCTGACTTGCCCAAGGAACTCAAGAAGTTCTTGGAAGAACCAAGTCCCCAGACAATGCTCTTGCCACACACAACCTACACTTTTCCCAGGAAAAGGTAGGTCAGAGGTCTTCCCATTTATGCTTGGAGTTAGAAACAAACCAGACTACGGAGTGGGGGTTTATTGTTGAGCAGTGGCTCTTAACCTTTTGGGGAGGGTCAGACCCCTGGAAAAGTTGATGGAAGCTATGGAAAACAAGGCACACACAATTTTGCATACCCCATTAGGGGTTCATGGACCTCAGGTTAAGAACCCCTGCTCTgcagagaaaaagcatttaaagagaaacagaggTAAAATCAAATCTTTACTAGACACATCAGGCTTGCCTGTAGTTCTGCAGACAGATTGGAGAAGTGTAGAACTGAGGACTGGAATTCCGTGATAGAAGGTTATAGGGTCCAGACATGAAaataaaactcaataaataaaaagcatttaaagcaaaaattaaagttTGGGGTAAAGAATGCTCTCCAACAACCAGGAAATGGGGCTTTCGCCTCCGTTTCTACTCAGGTGATCATTCTTGCTCAAACCCAATAAAAGAGGCCGATTTGAAAAGGTGTCGTTTACTTCTGAGCTTTTGAAGTTGCTGGATCCTAATCTTGAAATCAGGACGCTCTGCCAATGTCCCTTAGAGGGGTCTAATACTACTTGCGTTATTTCTTTGGGATTAGTCggtatttttaaagctctcccAAGAAACACAACTTGAAAACAAATCCAATATGTGTCCATAATTTAGACACTGGTTCATCCAGGCTACTTCCCTCAAATACTGACAACTGACCAGAGCTGGGGTGTGGGAGTCTTAAACCCAGGGAAGAACTGTCTTTAAAAGGAGCAAGGTGTTTGGCCCCAGGAGCCTTGGGGAAGCGGCTGGGAAGGACAAAGAAAACCCCGAGGAAGAAGTCGAGTTGAAGGGTAAGGAGGGCCCGGAGCGCCGGCGGGACCCAAGGAAAGCAGGAGGGAACCCTGAGTGGGCGAGGCGGGGCGCCAGGCCGGAGGAGGGGAGATCACGGGGACGCCGGGGCAATCGCTACGCCGAGGGGCGCCAACCTCGGCGACCGGCGGCTAGGACAGACGGCGCCCTCACCTCCACGGGGTAGAGATCGCGCGGAAGCACCGCCTGCAGGTCCACGAGCAGGGTGATGGGGATGTGGGAGAGGAAGT
Above is a genomic segment from Phocoena sinus isolate mPhoSin1 chromosome 20, mPhoSin1.pri, whole genome shotgun sequence containing:
- the TMEM97 gene encoding sigma intracellular receptor 2, with product MMGRLGARRGLEWLLGLYFLSHIPITLLVDLQAVLPRDLYPVELRNLRQWYTEEFKDTLLQNPPVWFKSFLFCELVFQLPFFPVATYAFFKGGCRWIRTPAIIYSVQTMTTLIPILSTFLLEDFSKASCFRGQGPKTFHERLLLISLYMPYFLIPLILLLFMLHNPYYKYEEKRKKK